The genome window GGTTGTAGGGGAGAGGCTCCCCTACGCCTGGGGGGTGCTCAGCGAGGCGAACGCCGAGCGCCGAAGGGGGGCCTGCCCCCCTAGCGGAAGTGCCGCACCAGCGCGGAATACTAGTGAGAAATAGTTGGTGCGGCACTAGGAACCGTCCCCCATCCATAAGCAGGATGCCAGCCCAATTTTCCTGTATGATATCGTGCAGGCCTTTAATGCCTTCTCTCCGATTCCTCACCATCCGGGGAGAGGAGGCGGAACATGAAACTGCCTTCTGCATTCGGGCGACCGGCGAGTGCAGAGGGTTCTTCCGAGAGGGAAAGTCCATCCATCATGAACGGGGCCCGTCTCCTCGTCCGAGGGCTGAAGCAGGAAGGAGTCGAGCAGATCTTCAGTCTCTCCGGCGATCATATCAATCCCATCTATGATGCCTGTCTTGACTTCCGCGTCCGCATCATCGATACCCGCCACGAAGCGGCAGCGGCCCTCATGGCCGACGCGTGGGCGCGGGTGACGGGACGCCCCGGGGTTTTCGTGGTTACAGGCGGTCCCGGTCACACCAATGCCCTCACCGGAATTGCAACTGCCTTCCTTCAAGGGTGCCCGGTCGTCGCCATCAGTGGCGCCCCCGAAACGTTTCTAAAGAACCAGGGGGCCTTTCAAGAGCTCGACCAACTCTCCCTCGTCAGGCCCATCACCAAGTGGGCAGCGGTGGTGACCGATCCGCGCCAGATCCCCGAACATGTCGCCACCGCCTTCCGGGAGGCCGTGTCGGGACGACCGGGACCGGTTCACCTGACTATCCCCATCGATGTCTTGAGCCGAGACGCAGGCCAGGTCCCACTGGCTTCCCCGCACGCGGGCATTCCTCATCCGTCTTTCGAAGGAGGACCGGATCTGATCCAGGAAGCCCTCGCCCTACTCCGGCAGGCAGAGCGGCCGATCCTTATCGCCGGGAGCGGAGCCTGGTGGGCCCAGGCTGGGTCTGAACTTGAACAGTTCGTGGAGATGACCCGGATTCCCCTGTTCACGATTGGCCTCGCTCGAGGGCTAATTTCCGATGACCATCCGCTCTGTTTTGGCTATGCCGATCCACTTCTGAATGAGGTCGCCAAGGAGTTCGTTCACGCGGATGTTATCTGCATCCTCGGGAAGCGGGTCGATTACCGGTTGGCCTTTGGTGGACCTGGTCTTTTCGATCCGAGGACGAGGATCATCCAAGTGGATATCCATGCCGCGGAGATTGGGCGCAACCGCCAGGTGGACGTGAAGATCGCGGCGGATGCGCGGACCTTCCTGGCAGCGTGCGTGGTTCAAGTTGGCGAGCCGTGGCCTGAGCGGCCCTGGCTTGGGCACTTATCCAGGGTTGCCCAGTCTTGGCGGACGGCCCTGGAGGCAGGAGAAACATCCGCTGAAATTCCCATCCATCCGCTACGACTCTGCCGGGAACTCCGCGAGGTCTTGCCGCCCGAGGCGACGGTTGCTATTGATGCCGGAGATTTCCTACAGTGGGCGAGGATCGCTTTGCCATCCCGACGTCCCGGACGTTGGCTGCGCTTGGGCCCCCTGGGGACTTTGGGGGCGGCGATTCCCTTCGGAATCGCGGCCAAACTGGCCAGGCCACGAGAACTCGTGGTTGTGGTGACGGGGGACGGCGGATTTGGCTATCATGGGTTGGAACTTCACACTGCGCTCCGTCACGATCTCCCCATCGTGGTCGTCATTGGCAACGACGGGGCGATGGGAATGGAGCGGCAGATTCAGAAAGCCCTCTACGGGCCAGATCGGGTGGTCGGCTGCGAGCTCGGGCTGGTGCATTACGAGAAGATGGTTGAAGCGTTAGGGGGGCATGGTGAGTTTGTCGAGGCGCCGGATGAGATTCGTCCCGCCCTGCTCAGGGCGTTCGATGCCGGTCGTCCCGCCTGTGTGAATGTCATGATCCGGGATGTTCCGAGTCCGCTGGCGGAGGTCAGCATCGCCAACAAGCGGGCCCTCATGCAGTAGCCTTCTGGTACGATGTGTCGTCAAAAAACCCTTGACTCCTTATCATTCGACCAACAAAGTGAAAGAGTCATACATGAAGTATTGAACGGGGACATCTCGCGGGGAGGAACGGTGCGTCGAATCCGAGCATTGCTGGGTCTGGTCGGGCTTGCCCTCTTCTGGGGTGGC of Candidatus Methylomirabilota bacterium contains these proteins:
- a CDS encoding thiamine pyrophosphate-binding protein — encoded protein: MKLPSAFGRPASAEGSSERESPSIMNGARLLVRGLKQEGVEQIFSLSGDHINPIYDACLDFRVRIIDTRHEAAAALMADAWARVTGRPGVFVVTGGPGHTNALTGIATAFLQGCPVVAISGAPETFLKNQGAFQELDQLSLVRPITKWAAVVTDPRQIPEHVATAFREAVSGRPGPVHLTIPIDVLSRDAGQVPLASPHAGIPHPSFEGGPDLIQEALALLRQAERPILIAGSGAWWAQAGSELEQFVEMTRIPLFTIGLARGLISDDHPLCFGYADPLLNEVAKEFVHADVICILGKRVDYRLAFGGPGLFDPRTRIIQVDIHAAEIGRNRQVDVKIAADARTFLAACVVQVGEPWPERPWLGHLSRVAQSWRTALEAGETSAEIPIHPLRLCRELREVLPPEATVAIDAGDFLQWARIALPSRRPGRWLRLGPLGTLGAAIPFGIAAKLARPRELVVVVTGDGGFGYHGLELHTALRHDLPIVVVIGNDGAMGMERQIQKALYGPDRVVGCELGLVHYEKMVEALGGHGEFVEAPDEIRPALLRAFDAGRPACVNVMIRDVPSPLAEVSIANKRALMQ